The following are from one region of the Jeongeupia sp. USM3 genome:
- a CDS encoding DUF6531 domain-containing protein has product MVKFFYCGSNQLLGLVSRTCRATCPAGSYLSRSTGGCRAKPICGSNTSCPYPDDVNPDQGNACPVSGNPINTATGNKFQTESDLNWGPGLHFSWYYNSTSTSDFGLGTGWRHSYVRRIVAVASSVPPAPVSALVAAAPANAAAMAADLDPDAGSGAFSQPVVLPSIDHYMVEREDGKSFAFRPDGQPIDAQSRNGYQLSITGSGFSVFDGLNTELYDAQGRLTKVTSASGRVLTLRYDASSGVLNRVFDNFGYQLSLGSTDRFHLNSITSGSVVVNYAYDSSGRLSGATYPDNSQRQYAYEDGSNPYLLTGITDENGIRFASWSYNAQGQAVSSQHAGGVGRMSLSFGGDPANGTRWTDETDALGSVRRFNFQQVAKQWLLTGKNQPGGAGCSAATGTLEYDVNGNVKNRTDFNGNTANYAYDLARNLETSRTEAAGTPQARTISTEWHASFRLPTKVTEPGRVTTFEYDASGNLLKKSVTADGATRISSWTYGNYGLVASATDPAGKVTQYSYDAQGNLSTLTNPLGQITRFPRYDALGNVLEMVEPNGQTTTFGYDLRQRLLSRTTAGETTSFSYLPTGLLSQVRFADNRTVSYRYDPAHRLIGIDDSRGNRIDYTLDAMGNRLREDRLDPAGTLAASLQQVSAQQNVPNQIANP; this is encoded by the coding sequence ATGGTTAAATTTTTCTATTGCGGTAGCAACCAACTGCTTGGTTTAGTCAGCCGCACTTGTCGCGCCACCTGCCCAGCCGGCAGTTACCTGAGCCGCAGCACCGGCGGCTGCCGGGCCAAGCCCATTTGCGGTAGCAACACCAGTTGTCCGTATCCGGATGATGTCAACCCTGATCAGGGTAATGCTTGCCCGGTTTCGGGTAACCCGATCAATACCGCCACTGGTAACAAGTTCCAGACCGAGTCCGATTTGAATTGGGGGCCGGGGCTGCATTTCAGCTGGTATTACAATAGCACCAGTACCAGCGATTTCGGCTTGGGCACCGGTTGGCGTCACAGCTATGTGCGACGCATCGTTGCCGTGGCTTCTTCCGTACCACCGGCACCTGTCAGCGCATTGGTTGCTGCCGCGCCGGCCAACGCAGCAGCAATGGCTGCCGATCTCGATCCGGATGCAGGCTCCGGCGCATTCAGCCAGCCGGTAGTGCTGCCGTCGATTGATCACTATATGGTCGAACGCGAAGACGGCAAGAGCTTTGCATTCCGTCCCGATGGCCAACCGATTGATGCGCAAAGCCGCAATGGTTACCAACTCAGCATCACCGGTTCCGGTTTTAGCGTATTTGATGGTTTGAACACCGAGCTCTATGACGCTCAAGGCCGTCTGACCAAGGTGACTTCTGCATCTGGCCGGGTTTTGACCCTGCGCTATGACGCCAGCTCGGGTGTGCTGAATCGAGTATTTGATAACTTCGGATACCAGTTGAGTCTTGGCTCAACGGATCGGTTTCATCTCAACAGCATCACCAGCGGAAGTGTGGTGGTGAACTACGCCTACGACAGCAGTGGTCGCTTGAGTGGCGCGACTTATCCTGACAACAGTCAGCGGCAGTATGCCTACGAAGATGGCAGCAATCCCTATTTGCTGACCGGCATCACCGATGAAAACGGAATCCGCTTTGCCAGCTGGAGCTACAACGCCCAAGGCCAAGCGGTCTCGTCGCAGCACGCCGGAGGCGTGGGTCGAATGAGCCTGAGTTTTGGTGGCGATCCTGCCAATGGCACGCGCTGGACGGACGAGACCGATGCCCTCGGTTCGGTCCGCCGATTCAACTTCCAGCAAGTCGCCAAACAGTGGCTGCTGACCGGCAAGAACCAGCCTGGTGGCGCGGGGTGCAGCGCCGCGACCGGCACCCTCGAGTACGACGTCAACGGCAACGTGAAGAACCGTACCGACTTCAACGGTAACACCGCCAACTACGCCTATGATCTGGCCCGCAATCTCGAAACCAGCCGTACCGAAGCTGCCGGCACGCCGCAGGCACGGACCATCAGTACCGAGTGGCATGCCAGCTTCCGGTTGCCGACCAAGGTCACCGAGCCGGGTCGGGTGACGACGTTCGAGTACGACGCCAGCGGCAACCTGCTGAAGAAGTCGGTCACCGCCGATGGCGCGACGCGGATCTCGAGCTGGACCTACGGCAACTACGGTCTGGTGGCTTCGGCGACCGATCCGGCCGGCAAGGTCACCCAGTACAGCTACGACGCCCAGGGCAACCTGAGCACGCTGACCAATCCGCTGGGCCAGATCACCCGCTTCCCGCGTTATGACGCACTGGGCAATGTGCTGGAGATGGTCGAACCCAACGGCCAGACCACCACCTTTGGCTATGACCTGCGCCAGCGGCTGCTGAGCCGCACCACGGCCGGCGAGACCACCAGCTTCAGCTACCTGCCGACCGGTCTGCTCAGCCAAGTGCGCTTCGCCGACAACCGCACCGTCAGCTACCGCTACGACCCGGCACACCGACTGATCGGCATCGACGACAGCCGCGGCAACCGCATCGACTACACCCTGGATGCGATGGGCAACCGGCTGCGCGAAGACCGCCTGGATCCGGCCGGCACGCTCGCGGCCAGCCTGCAGCAGGTTTCGGCGCAGCAAAACGTTCCTAATCAGATTGCCAATCCTTAA
- a CDS encoding DUF6531 domain-containing protein, whose product MEWCFDRPFSGPEKSIGGYCGSEQCGDPVSTATGEVLETERDVAVGERSELQFSRFFSSYNARSVGLGRAWRHSYSAQLEFRPLEAGRTAASTAAINLIRANGKIYTFTWQNNQWLGDAEVGGSLSSEVVDGVRTWAYQLPDGSIERYNSFGRLVSIRVPSGRSYALSYDEIGRLLTIEDQWGNRLSLAYTGSSFNIAKISIGGVVLVQYEYDDRHLLSRVVYGDGSSRRYAYAFEASAFRLKQVTDEAGQIASSWVYDQQGRATSSQRANGVEYTQFDYSIANQTTVKAGGASINYRFTPVAGLPRWSTTIRTCGDQCAGGESRRSYDQNANITSQTDFNGNTTSYVYDLTRNLETSRTEAAGTPQARTVSTEWHASFRLPTKVTEPGRVTTFEYDASGNVLKKSVTADGATRISSWTYGNYGLVASATDPAGKVTQYSYDAQGNLSTLTNPLGQITRFPRYDALGNVLEMVEPNGQTTTFGYDLRQRLLSRTTAGETTSFSYLPPGLLSQVRFADNRTVSYRYDPAHRLIGIDDSRGNRIDYTLDAMGNRLREDRQDPAGTLAASLQQVAAQQSAPNQTTMLH is encoded by the coding sequence ATGGAGTGGTGCTTTGACAGACCATTCTCTGGCCCTGAAAAATCCATCGGCGGTTATTGCGGCAGCGAGCAGTGTGGTGATCCTGTCAGCACTGCAACAGGTGAGGTTCTGGAAACAGAGCGCGACGTAGCGGTTGGCGAGAGATCGGAGCTGCAGTTCTCACGGTTTTTCTCCAGCTATAACGCCCGCTCGGTGGGGCTGGGTCGGGCGTGGCGCCATAGCTATTCAGCGCAATTGGAGTTTAGGCCGCTGGAAGCAGGCAGAACCGCAGCATCGACAGCGGCCATCAACCTGATCCGTGCAAACGGCAAGATTTATACCTTCACCTGGCAGAACAACCAATGGCTCGGCGATGCAGAAGTGGGGGGCAGCCTAAGCAGTGAGGTGGTTGATGGTGTGCGCACATGGGCATACCAGCTGCCTGACGGTTCCATTGAGCGCTATAACAGTTTTGGTCGACTTGTGTCCATACGCGTCCCAAGCGGCCGATCCTATGCGCTGTCTTATGACGAGATTGGGCGGCTTTTGACGATTGAGGACCAGTGGGGAAATCGTCTTTCTCTGGCCTACACCGGTAGCTCATTCAACATCGCAAAAATTTCGATCGGTGGCGTGGTACTTGTTCAATACGAGTACGATGATCGCCATCTCCTGAGCCGGGTTGTCTATGGCGATGGGAGTTCACGTCGCTATGCCTATGCATTCGAGGCATCCGCATTCCGGCTCAAGCAAGTGACGGATGAGGCAGGGCAGATTGCTTCCAGCTGGGTGTACGACCAGCAAGGCAGAGCGACGTCGTCGCAGCGGGCAAATGGGGTCGAATACACGCAGTTTGATTACTCGATAGCCAATCAGACGACGGTAAAAGCCGGAGGTGCGAGCATCAACTACCGCTTTACTCCGGTCGCGGGGCTTCCTCGCTGGAGTACAACAATCCGAACTTGCGGTGATCAATGTGCGGGCGGTGAAAGTCGGCGAAGCTATGACCAAAATGCCAATATCACCAGTCAGACTGACTTCAACGGCAACACCACCAGCTACGTCTACGACCTGACCCGCAACCTCGAAACAAGCCGCACCGAAGCTGCCGGCACGCCGCAGGCGCGCACCGTCAGCACCGAATGGCACGCCAGCTTCCGGCTGCCGACCAAGGTCACCGAGCCGGGTCGGGTGACGACGTTCGAGTACGACGCCAGCGGCAACGTGCTGAAGAAGTCGGTCACCGCCGATGGCGCGACGCGGATCTCGAGCTGGACCTACGGCAACTACGGCCTGGTGGCATCAGCCACCGATCCGGCCGGCAAGGTCACCCAGTACAGCTACGACGCGCAGGGCAACTTGAGCACGCTGACCAATCCGCTGGGCCAGATCACCCGGTTCCCGCGCTATGACGCACTGGGCAATGTGCTGGAGATGGTCGAGCCCAACGGCCAGACCACCACCTTCGGCTACGACCTGCGCCAGCGGCTGCTGAGCCGCACCACGGCCGGCGAGACCACCAGCTTCAGCTACCTGCCGCCCGGTCTGCTCAGCCAGGTGCGTTTCGCCGACAACCGCACCGTTAGCTATCGCTACGACCCAGCCCACCGGCTGATCGGCATCGACGACAGCCGTGGCAACCGCATTGATTACACCCTGGATGCGATGGGTAACCGCCTGCGCGAAGACCGCCAAGACCCGGCCGGCACGCTCGCGGCCAGCCTGCAGCAGGTCGCGGCGCAGCAAAGCGCGCCGAACCAGACCACGATGCTGCACTAA
- a CDS encoding RHS repeat domain-containing protein has translation MNFADNCTVSYRYDPAHRLIGIDDSRGNRIDYTLDAMGNRLREDRQDPADTLAASPQQVAAQQTIDFTVSRLKV, from the coding sequence GTGAACTTCGCCGATAACTGCACCGTCAGCTACCGCTACGATCCGGCGCACCGGCTGATTGGCATCGACGACAGCCGTGGGAACCGCATCGATTACACCCTGGATGCGATGGGCAATCGCCTGCGCGAAGACCGCCAGGATCCGGCCGACACGCTCGCGGCCAGCCCGCAGCAGGTCGCGGCGCAGCAAACCATCGATTTTACCGTCAGTAGATTAAAAGTATAG
- a CDS encoding AlpA family transcriptional regulator, producing MKTPVEVPALRASPIDFLLRLQALRQQVGLSRSSIYAAIAAGTFPKPVRLGGNSVAWLQSEVSAWVAERIAERDQEVARERA from the coding sequence ATGAAGACGCCCGTAGAAGTACCGGCCCTGCGTGCGTCACCCATTGATTTCCTGTTGCGGCTGCAGGCTCTACGTCAACAGGTCGGGCTGTCGCGCAGCTCGATCTACGCCGCGATCGCTGCCGGCACCTTCCCCAAACCGGTCCGGCTCGGTGGCAACAGCGTCGCCTGGCTGCAGAGCGAAGTGTCGGCATGGGTGGCCGAACGCATTGCGGAACGCGATCAGGAGGTAGCCCGTGAACGCGCATGA
- a CDS encoding toprim domain-containing protein, whose protein sequence is MTTTSIEAGRPGYAPKTRLDLQHLKTLARDRWPALLQAAGIDAAFLRKKHGPCPVCGGKDRFRFTDRDGRGCFVCNHHRPDGGDGFQLLADWLRCDFLGAARWVADFFGGQSVAVAVDPAELARRAAREQAEQERLWAKARARNAALWQEALPVDADSPAGVYLAGRGLVLDQYPKALRFHPALPYWQPQDGKPVQLGHFPALLAAVQATDGTPVALHKTYLDADGHKADVPSVKKWSSPCGPTRGAAVRLYPAGPQLAITEGIETALAVHCANGLPVWAGLSAYGMAQALLPAEAVEVFVFADHDDNGTGQHAAETLAERLLAEGRTVRVLLPSSPGRDWLDVLVGGRA, encoded by the coding sequence ATGACAACGACCTCGATCGAGGCCGGCAGGCCCGGCTACGCCCCAAAAACCCGTTTGGACCTTCAACACCTCAAGACCCTGGCTCGGGATCGCTGGCCGGCACTGCTACAGGCGGCCGGGATCGATGCGGCCTTTTTGCGCAAGAAGCATGGGCCCTGCCCGGTTTGCGGCGGCAAGGACCGCTTCCGGTTTACCGACCGCGATGGCCGCGGCTGCTTCGTCTGCAACCACCATAGGCCCGATGGCGGTGACGGTTTCCAGCTGCTGGCCGACTGGTTGCGCTGCGACTTCCTCGGTGCAGCGCGCTGGGTGGCCGATTTCTTCGGCGGCCAATCGGTCGCCGTAGCGGTCGATCCGGCCGAGCTGGCGCGGCGTGCGGCGCGGGAACAGGCCGAACAGGAACGGCTGTGGGCCAAGGCCCGAGCCCGCAATGCCGCCTTGTGGCAGGAAGCGCTGCCGGTCGATGCCGATTCGCCGGCCGGTGTGTATCTGGCAGGACGAGGGCTGGTGCTTGACCAATACCCCAAGGCCCTGCGGTTTCACCCGGCCTTGCCGTACTGGCAGCCACAGGACGGCAAGCCGGTGCAGCTCGGACACTTCCCGGCGCTGCTCGCAGCGGTACAGGCCACCGACGGTACGCCGGTGGCTTTGCACAAGACCTACCTCGACGCCGACGGCCACAAGGCCGATGTGCCGAGCGTGAAGAAGTGGAGCAGTCCCTGCGGCCCCACCCGGGGTGCAGCGGTCAGGCTGTATCCGGCCGGGCCGCAGCTGGCGATCACCGAAGGGATCGAGACCGCGCTGGCCGTGCATTGCGCCAACGGTCTGCCGGTGTGGGCCGGGCTGTCGGCGTACGGCATGGCGCAGGCGCTGTTGCCGGCCGAAGCCGTCGAGGTGTTCGTCTTTGCCGACCATGACGACAACGGTACCGGTCAGCACGCGGCCGAAACGTTGGCAGAGCGATTGCTGGCCGAAGGCCGTACCGTACGGGTGCTGCTGCCCTCGTCACCCGGGCGGGACTGGCTGGATGTACTGGTCGGAGGTCGGGCATGA
- a CDS encoding DUF927 domain-containing protein, whose amino-acid sequence MSDDLALLMDPALVLPMGAAATDAETAASPTKKARDKPSAKTATKPAAGFERFRSKTDGVWYRPDEDTEPRKLCGPLQIVAQVRHLDGSGWAVLVQLADLDGTSKAHLIPRAKLLSDQSTKVLEELAEKGLWFSYAADLKKLMLQYLQTGIDAPRARLVPRTGWQGPAFVLPERVIGDGGELLVYHGGACAELVSAGTLEGWQDGVGRFAVGNPLLALTLSAALAGPLMAFFGMDSGGFHLAGPSKNGKSVACRAAASVFGAPPRYEKSWQTTASGAEAQLEAHNDLPLILDEIGRAKASDVAAVVYMLSQGQGKSRSRADGGLRAMTRWRCFVLSNGEHSVADYLKMHGVPVNAGQLARLLHVSAERSHGAFDDLHGFADHPALCSAIAKAADQHHGVVGLAWLEQLAGLDHDLLRQQLAKAQSAFAASFVPSGASGQARHAANYFALAAFAGETATAAGLTGWPAQTAWQAAGLLYTAWLKQRGGAGNEEDRQILRQVRLFFEQHGEARFTRWDREDAVIDEHGPKTLARCGFRKTELICESGKASGSQHSETTYYVLPNSWASEVLKGLDLKRANRLLLALGVLLPGNGNKASKTERLPGMGSPRVYVVLPTLWQTGGDDDI is encoded by the coding sequence ATGAGTGACGATCTCGCACTATTGATGGATCCGGCGCTGGTTCTCCCGATGGGTGCTGCGGCAACTGATGCTGAAACCGCCGCATCGCCGACGAAGAAGGCTAGGGACAAACCCTCGGCCAAGACGGCGACCAAACCCGCCGCCGGCTTCGAGCGCTTCCGCAGCAAGACCGACGGCGTCTGGTACCGGCCGGACGAGGACACCGAACCGCGCAAGCTGTGCGGGCCGTTGCAGATCGTCGCGCAGGTGCGGCATCTGGACGGCAGTGGCTGGGCGGTGCTGGTGCAGCTGGCCGATCTGGACGGCACATCCAAGGCGCACCTGATCCCCCGAGCGAAGCTGTTGTCGGACCAGTCAACCAAGGTGCTGGAAGAACTGGCCGAGAAGGGACTGTGGTTCTCGTATGCGGCCGATCTGAAGAAACTGATGTTGCAGTACCTGCAGACCGGCATCGATGCGCCCCGGGCACGACTGGTGCCGCGCACCGGCTGGCAGGGTCCGGCCTTCGTGTTGCCGGAGCGGGTGATCGGTGACGGCGGCGAGCTGCTGGTCTATCACGGCGGCGCCTGTGCCGAGCTGGTCTCTGCCGGGACGCTGGAAGGTTGGCAGGACGGGGTTGGTCGTTTCGCGGTCGGCAATCCCTTACTGGCGTTGACGTTATCGGCTGCACTGGCCGGACCGTTGATGGCCTTCTTCGGCATGGACTCGGGCGGTTTCCATCTGGCCGGGCCGTCGAAGAACGGCAAGAGCGTGGCCTGCCGCGCGGCGGCGTCGGTGTTCGGTGCGCCACCGCGTTACGAGAAGTCGTGGCAGACCACGGCGTCGGGGGCCGAAGCGCAGCTCGAAGCCCACAACGATCTGCCGCTGATCCTCGACGAGATCGGCCGGGCCAAGGCGTCGGATGTGGCGGCGGTGGTGTACATGCTGAGCCAGGGTCAGGGCAAAAGCCGCAGTCGCGCCGATGGCGGTTTACGGGCGATGACACGCTGGCGCTGTTTCGTGCTCTCGAACGGTGAACACTCGGTCGCCGACTACCTGAAGATGCACGGGGTACCGGTGAATGCCGGCCAGTTGGCGCGCTTGCTGCACGTGAGTGCCGAACGCTCACACGGGGCCTTTGATGATCTGCACGGCTTTGCCGATCACCCGGCACTGTGCTCGGCGATCGCCAAGGCCGCCGACCAGCATCATGGCGTGGTCGGGCTGGCGTGGCTGGAACAACTGGCCGGTCTCGATCACGACCTGTTGCGGCAGCAGCTGGCCAAGGCCCAGAGTGCGTTTGCTGCTTCGTTCGTGCCTTCCGGAGCCTCGGGTCAGGCGAGGCATGCAGCGAACTACTTCGCCCTCGCCGCCTTTGCCGGTGAAACCGCGACGGCAGCCGGGCTGACCGGCTGGCCGGCGCAGACCGCGTGGCAAGCGGCCGGGCTGTTGTATACGGCTTGGCTAAAGCAGCGCGGTGGTGCCGGCAACGAGGAAGACCGGCAGATCCTGCGGCAGGTGCGGCTGTTCTTCGAACAGCACGGCGAAGCACGCTTCACCCGCTGGGACCGGGAGGACGCGGTCATCGACGAGCACGGTCCGAAGACACTGGCGCGTTGCGGCTTCCGCAAGACCGAACTGATCTGTGAATCCGGCAAGGCCAGTGGCAGCCAGCACAGCGAGACCACCTACTACGTGCTGCCCAATTCCTGGGCCAGCGAAGTGCTCAAGGGGCTGGATCTGAAACGCGCGAACCGGCTGTTGCTCGCACTGGGCGTGCTGTTGCCGGGCAACGGCAACAAGGCCTCGAAGACCGAACGACTGCCCGGCATGGGCTCGCCAAGGGTCTACGTCGTGCTGCCGACACTGTGGCAGACCGGGGGCGATGATGACATCTGA
- a CDS encoding PAAR domain-containing protein, giving the protein MKKVIRLGDPTSHGGAVVSASPNAKAMGKAIARLGDSVTCPEKGHGSVTIVEGDPNWLVDGKPVALEGHKTSCGATLISTVPNVAKG; this is encoded by the coding sequence ATGAAGAAAGTCATCCGGCTTGGCGATCCGACCAGCCACGGCGGCGCGGTCGTCAGCGCGTCGCCCAATGCCAAGGCGATGGGCAAGGCAATCGCCCGGCTCGGCGATTCGGTCACCTGCCCCGAGAAAGGCCATGGCAGCGTCACCATCGTCGAGGGCGATCCCAACTGGCTGGTCGACGGCAAGCCGGTCGCGCTCGAAGGCCACAAGACCAGCTGTGGCGCCACGCTGATTTCCACCGTCCCCAACGTCGCCAAGGGCTGA
- the tssA gene encoding type VI secretion system protein TssA: protein MDNTQNARLELLLAPISSDFPGGEDLGYSPLFDAIREARRADDPSLDLGEWESSRKSAEWSKVRQLCDDALAGKSKDLQLAVWYTEALTKTEGIKGTAFGLDLIGGLLSRFWETLYPEFDPHDSDERIGKLEWLNTQLGLALRQVPLVSPQHGGYDWYRWQESREVENLGLRDQDARARAIAEGKLAGDVFDKAVNASGAAWFAQLAGEIGTAQAAYAALDKQLDERFGYNAPSLAEVRDALAAIGDVARRLLEQCGGTVPAPAATAAPVEIAPFVPPAASPTMNAPIASTAISSGPVTTRADAVRQLREVARYFRTHEPHSPVALLAERAAKWAEMPLEEWLKTVIKDDSTLGQLKELLDIRTND from the coding sequence ATGGACAACACCCAGAACGCGCGGCTCGAGCTGCTGCTCGCGCCGATTTCCAGCGATTTTCCCGGCGGCGAGGACCTCGGCTATTCGCCGCTGTTCGACGCGATCCGCGAAGCCCGTCGCGCCGACGATCCCAGCCTCGACCTCGGGGAATGGGAGTCGAGCCGCAAGAGCGCCGAATGGAGCAAGGTCCGCCAGTTGTGCGACGACGCGCTCGCCGGCAAGAGCAAGGACCTGCAGCTCGCGGTCTGGTACACCGAAGCGCTGACCAAGACCGAAGGTATCAAAGGCACCGCCTTCGGTCTCGACCTGATCGGCGGGCTGCTGTCGCGGTTCTGGGAAACGCTCTACCCGGAATTCGACCCGCACGATTCCGACGAACGGATCGGCAAGCTCGAATGGCTGAACACCCAGCTCGGCCTCGCGCTGCGCCAGGTGCCGCTGGTGTCGCCGCAACACGGTGGCTACGACTGGTATCGCTGGCAGGAGTCACGCGAGGTCGAAAACCTGGGCCTGCGCGATCAGGATGCCCGCGCCCGCGCCATCGCCGAGGGCAAGCTCGCCGGCGACGTGTTCGACAAGGCGGTCAACGCCAGCGGCGCGGCGTGGTTTGCGCAGCTGGCCGGCGAGATCGGAACCGCACAAGCCGCATATGCCGCGCTCGACAAACAGCTCGACGAGCGCTTCGGCTACAACGCGCCGAGCCTGGCCGAAGTGCGCGACGCGCTCGCCGCGATCGGCGACGTTGCACGCCGGCTGCTCGAACAGTGCGGCGGCACCGTCCCCGCGCCCGCCGCCACTGCGGCACCGGTTGAAATCGCCCCGTTCGTTCCGCCCGCTGCGAGTCCCACGATGAATGCTCCGATCGCCAGTACCGCCATCAGCAGCGGCCCGGTCACGACCCGCGCCGACGCCGTTCGCCAGTTGCGTGAAGTCGCCCGCTACTTCCGCACCCACGAGCCGCACAGCCCGGTGGCGCTGCTCGCCGAGCGCGCCGCCAAATGGGCGGAAATGCCGCTGGAAGAATGGCTGAAGACGGTGATCAAGGACGATTCGACGCTCGGCCAGCTGAAGGAATTGCTGGATATCCGCACAAACGACTGA